tagatttaaaaaaatatttggggccATATATTTTCTCCTAAGAAAAGTTGAGTTTTAgctaatgtatatcctcaatacttaaaggggtactccggtgaaaaacttttttttttttttttaaatcaactggtgccacaaagttaaacagatttgtaaattacttctattaaataatcttaatccgtctactacttattagcttctgaatactacagaggaaatttttttctctttggaacacagagctatctgctgacatcatgaccccagtgctttctgctgacatctctgtccattttaagaacaatgcagagtagaagaaaatccccatggcaaaaatatcctgctctgaacatttcttaaaatttggtcatgatgtcaggagagagcactgtgttccaaaaagaaaagaatttcctctgtagtattcagcagctaataagtactagaagaattaagattatttaatagaagtaatttacaaatcggtataactttctggcaccagttaataaaaataaaaaaagttttccaccggagtaccccttttaccccttaactccttaacgacacatgacgtactggaatgtcatgtgcccgctcctgatctataacgcggggccacagcttggccccgcatcatagcgggtcgggcccagcctctaacaacggccgggacccgtggctaatagcgcgcggcattgatcgcggtgccgcatgctattaaccctttagatgcggcgtttaaagttgaacgccgcgtctaaagtgaaagtgatagtatgccggttagctcagtgggctgtttgggatagccccgGCGAAATTGCGACATacccaacagcttacaggacagcaggagggtccctacctgcctcctcgctgtccgatcgcctaatgactgctcagtgcctgagatccaggcatgagcagtcaagcggcagaatcatcaatcactggtttcctatgagaaaccagtgatcaatgtaatagatcagtgtgtgcagtgttatagctccctatgggagctataacactgcaaaaaaaaagtgaataaagatcatttaaccccttccctattaaaagtttgaatcacccctcttttcccataaaaacaaacaaacagaatgtaaataaaaataaacatatttggtatcgccgcgtgcggaaatgtccgaataataaaaatatatcattaattaaaccgcacggtcaatggcgtacgcacaaaaaaattccaaagtccaaaatagtgcatttttggtcactttttatatcatgaaaaaatgaataaaaagcgatcaataagtcctatcaatgcaaaagataaggtgtcatcaatgcaaaagataaggtgtcatttttaccgaaaaatgtactacgtagaaacggaagcccccaaaatttacaaaacagcgggtttttttttcaattttgtgtcaaaataatttatttttttctgtttcaacgtcgatttttgggcaaaatgactgacgtcattacaaagtagaattggttgcgcaaaaaataagccatcatagggatttctggtgcaaaatttaaagagttatgattttttaaaggcaaggaggaaaaaccgaacatacaaaaacggaaaaaccctccgtccttaagggttaaggaccaggccaattttcactgtaggaccagagcattttttgcacatctgaccactgtcactttaagcattaattgctctgggatgcttttacctttcattctaattccgagattgttttttcgtgacatattttactttatgttagtggtaaattttcgttgatacttgcatcatttcttggtgaaaaattccaaaatttgatgaaaaaatttaaacttttaagctctctgcttgtaaggaaaatagacattccaaataaattatattttgattcacaaatacaacatgtctaatttatgtatgtttcataaagatgacatgtttttacttttggaagacatcagagggcttcaaagttcagcaacaattttccaatttttcaaaaaattttcaaaatcagaatttttcagggaccagttcatgtttgaagtggatttgaagggtcttcctattagaaataccccacaaatgaccccattataagaactgcacccctcaaagtattcaaaatacattcagtaagtgtgttaaccctttaggtgtttcaaaggaataacagcaaaataaaggagaaaattcaaaatcttcattttatacactcgcatgttcttgtaaactcaGTTTCTGAAAGACGTAAAAGGAGacaaaatcctctcaaaatttgcaacccaaatcctctcaagtaaggaaatacctcatatgtgtatgtcaagtgttcggcggtttctgtagagggctcagaagggaaggagcgacaatgggattttggagagtgaatttttctgaaatggtttttggggggcatgtcacatttatgaagcccctatggtggcagaacagcagaaaacccccacatggcattcctttttggaaactacacccctcaaggaacgtaacaaggggtacagtgagctttaacaccccacaggtgtttcacaatttttcgttaaagttggatgtgtaaatgaatttttttttcactaaaaatgctggttttcccccaaattttacatttttacaaggggtaataggagaaaatgccccccaaaaatttgtaaccccatctcttctgagtatgaaaacaccacatatgtggaggtcaagtgcactgcgggggcactacaatgctcagaagagaaggagtcacatttggcttttgcaaagcaaaatttgctgaaatggtttttggggggcatgtccgatttaggaagcccctatggtgccagaacagcaaaaaaaaaaaaaaaaaatatacacatgaaatactattttggaaacgacccccctcaaggcacgtaacaaggcgtacagtgagccttaacaccccacaggtgtttcacgacattttgttaaagttggatgtgtaaatgattttttttccactaaaatgctggttttcccccaaattttacatttttacaagggtaataggagagaatgccccccaaaatgtgtagccccatctcttctgagcatggaaatacctcatgtgtggacgtcaagtgcactgcgggcgaactacaatgctcagaagagaaggagtgacatttggcctttgcaaatcaaattttgctgaaattttttttggggggcatgtcccatttaggaagcccctatggtgccaggacagcaaaaaaaaaaaaaaaaaaaacatggcatactattttggaaactccacccctcaaggcacgtaacaaggggtacagtgagccttaaccccccacagatgtttgacgactttggatgtgtaagttattttttttttttttttcactaaaatgcattgtcccccaaattttacatttttacaagggctaataggagaaataccacccaaaatgtgtaaccccatattttctgagtatggaaataccccatctaTGGGCGTCATGTGCattgtgggcgcactacaatgctcagaagagaaggagccacatttgcaaattttgctgaaatggggggggggggggggggggcatgtcgcatttaggaagatcCTAtgatgccataacagcaaaaaaaaaaatcacatggcatactattttgaaaactacacccttcaagccacgtaacaaggggtccagtgagccttaacatctcacaggtgcttgataaatgttcattaagtgggatgtgaaaaggaaaaattttattttttttacactaaaatgctggggttacctcaaattttttattttcacaagcggtaaaaggaaaaaatggcattgtaaatgtgtaaatacatttctttggaataaggacatacctcatatttggccgtaaacagcatgcacaccggtctcagaggtgccggagatcagtcaggctTCTTGAGCTTTATATTTCTCCTATGGAGgaggaacagtgggacccccctcaaggggcattacatggggtaaataactggggtacactaaataactaaaatggggtacagtgggacacaAAATCATGaaaaaggttatgttcccagaatgatgacccagagcatagccaaactaaaaaatatgcccaccccaaaccctatgctctgaatcatcattctgggaataacctgttgcctcaaatgcgcaccccgctcaggtggagagagagcgctgcacatttgaggcaacataaaaagtcctcgATGATAGTGagtcagtgacccatgacccatttttggaagaaaatacccccagttttttttttttttatgaaacatttttttgggcaatttagtggttttatggtgttaaattggcaatgtactctggacttggtacattggggtcaaattatgggaaattaaaataaatagggaaaaTTTAggactgcatggaagtgtgataccccctgaagcagtttttaatgcagaagaccggctgatcggggcaagtgtcacattgagcgGTGGTGTCCTTccctatccccctcttgtgacatactctgcatcttttctgggatcgtcccttctttccagtgtgggggacttcacctggaaagtgttggcctgggacgatcagGGCACCTTTAACTCCAGTTCCTTCGGAACTCcgacctgctctttcccggtcgccaaagatcaggacctttaggacttcttcttggaactggaggaatgtctctgtgttgccagcgtactgggacagtacaagagctgtacatggcaacctggaccatatagaccgcaacttttttgtaccatgcccgtgttttccgcatggccatgtatggcttgagaacTTGATCAgtaagatcaactcccccattaTACCGATtgcagtccagaatacaatcgggcttgatgaccgatgttgtggtacctcacacaggaACAGGTGAGCtgtcgttaccatgaatagtggtctgcataaggacatccctcttatacctgaccagcaacaggttttcatgggtaagggcacgggactcacccttgggcataggtgtctggatcaaatttagagggaagcctctctggtttttccgcacgggcccacaagcagacgtggatctggcggcaagggatgtgatgctggtataaaagttgtccacatacaCATGGTAACCTATATcctgcaatgggtgcacaagctcccaaacgattttccccctaacacccagagtgggggaataatctgggggttcaatacgggaatctcgtccctcatacactctaaacttgtatgtgtacccagaggtactctcacaaagtttataaagcttcacgccataccgcgcccgcttcgagggaatatactggcagacgatgagtctccccttcaaactgataagagactcatctaccaagAGCTCCCTGAGCTGTACGTAGGGCTCCagaaatttggccccaaagtgatccatgaccggcctcactttgtaaagccgttcataggtgggatcacttcgtggtggacatgcctcattatcttcataatgaaggcatttccgaatggcctcgaaccgcttccgtgtcatggccatactgtaaagcggggtcttgaATAGGATGTCCCTGCTCcattactgcctgacacttgacttttgtgtgtgtgtgtgtgggggggagcatGTAGTGTTGTTTGTTTGGTGTAACTTTatctataacggtgtgtgattaaaaatcaaactccattatatgggggggaaaaaggCAAATcacagcaccctgaacccctaatagggcccgggtctcaCTGAAAAAACAGCAGAGGACCCTTGGGgatctattagggggtcggggggggggacatttttttttaactttttaccctacctttccctgggctgtgttctttccctgatctatggggggcttcttttcttctgtgggggctccgatcttggcagagggggggtccctggcttccaCCAGCAGCTTTGACctctgactgaactcagccagccaCGGGAGCtgctttaacccctcccctgccggctgctaatgGCTGGAcgatccagccaatagcagcgatccttgGGGGGtggccacctccccatagatacagtaggtgattCGGGTGTAacctacacccccaatcaccataTATCTCCGGGTCAGTGGGTCACCCGTGACCCGCATAACCGGAAaagacgcaaatcgcaagtgtgaattcacttgccgaTCGTCGACATGCGGGGGGGGGTTGTCTAATGACTCCCCtaggcatttgcgcagggtgaatgctgatcgatatcagcagtcacctcaGTCCGATCCCTGACCGCtgcgcggcagggaccaaaattcccgtAATTACCAGGGTCCTATGACGTACCGGTAGGGTatttgtcctgaagaggttaattatgagcaccaacactttgacaaaaaagaccgttttcttctgcctacctcatTCAGCTACTTTTTTGATCCTTCCAACTGCCTGAAGCCCCAAATCTGATGCCAATTTCCCCTTCTTTCACCCAActccgtcaccgggtactggtattaacctCAACCACCCGACTCAACCAAAGTGTCCAAAGTGCACGGCaacgccaacgtgtggagctataactatggtctaggacaatacatgtcctttacgacccactgggtgaatgtggttcctgcacagccacaacagaaacctggacaggtcacgccgcttccgcctccacgctctcatgctgctggtcctgcaacagtgtgtgactctgcctcctcatcctccaccgtgtcccatagtcaccccaaggagatctCGTCTTACCATGAaatatgtggagagactgacctttgttaagattaatcaggcatggatcctccaggatttccacccaccaatgcctgatgcatcagagtagattgaccatggtgccacaccaacacttcacaaatatggatagtgccaaaaagatttaaggcactgctccctgtTACAAACATTACTCCACatgagaccttttttcacccaccttcatcactgggtactggtattgccatccactgctctgtcaccgggtcacttccaggactcctgatgcagctgctgcaaccttcaggctgtttcattcagccaccataaattctcctcatgcttcagcaaactcatggctgtgccattccgccactatgtggtcttcccATGCTtcactacctccaggctgtgccattcagacactatatggtgtcatcatgcttcagccaactctaggctgtgccattcagccaatatatgatctcctcatgctttatgcaactccaggctgtgccattcagccactatatggtctcctcatgcttcagccacctccaggctgtgccgttcatccactatggggtctcctcatgcttcatgcaactccaggctgtgccattcagacactatatggtctcctcatgccgccacaaactccaggctgttccattcagccactatatgttatattcatgctgccgccaactccaggctgtgccattcagccactatatggtctcctcatacttccacaaactccaggcagtcattcagccactatatggtctcctcatgctgatgccacctccaagctctgtcactgtgctgccatgtgacatgtgactccttgttaaatttggtcctttgtacccacacaccggggcccgggacactaaaacttggtagtgaaaatttctatttcaaaatcctcaatttcaaattcTAAAgcttaaatgtaaaaatcttgtgtggtctcctcatgcttctgccaactccaggctgtgcctttcagacacgatatggtctcctcatgcttcagccaactccaggctgtgccattcagacactatatggtctcctcatgcttcagccaaccccaggttgtaccattcagccactacatggtctcttcatgattcagccactccagactgtgtcattaatttctaaattaatcttttaatcttagggattgtgaagccctagtgtctactcatgctgctgccatctccaggctgtgtcattcagcaactatatggtctcatcatgctgccaaaacctccacactgtatcattcagccactatattgcctcctcatgctgcctacacctccacgctgtgtcattcagccactatatggtcttctcatgctgccaacacctccacgctgtgtcattcagccactatatgtcccctcatgcttcagcctcatccaagctgtgtcattcagccactatatggtctcctcatgctgccaacacctccacactgtgtcaatcagccactatatggtgtcctcatgctgccaacacctccacactgtgttattcagccactatatggtctcctcatgctgcctacacctccacgctgtgtcattcagccactatatggtctcttcatgctaccaaaagctccacgctgtctcattcggccactatatggtcttctcacgctgccaacacctccacgctgtgtcattcagccactatatgtctcctcatgctttagcctcatcaaagcagtgtaattcagccactatatggtctcctcatgctgccaaaacctccacgctgtgtcattcagccactatatggtgtcctcatgctgccaacacctccagccggtgttattcagccactatatggtctcctcatgctgccaacacctccacgctgtgtcattcagccactaaatggtctcctcatacttgtgccaccaccaggctctgtcattgtgtcgctctgcggcagtgattctaaaagcgatgcctgtaatctgtatgtcattctgaataacagtattatttcacaaccccagcacactccatatgcatattagaatacagcaaagtgttctacacacctattgagttggccagaaatagccattttaaaatTTAGATTTGcctcgaataaattcggatcaaaccaaatttttttttaaatttggctaatcggccgaatcaaatttttcaaaagttagctcatctctaatgacaatatatataaaaatttaattCAGGCAATAATTATTTGACAATAAAAATAGTTTACAATGATGTCCACAGGGGCAAAGGTGCATTTTGTTGACCCCTTCTCTGGCGAGATGTCATGGCTTAGCCTGGTTTGGCAGCACCCGAGGCAAGGCAGGGTACTGTGCATCCCCGGCCTGTAAATGTCAGAGAATGGGGATCCATCACAGCTTACCAGGGGCTTACACAGGATTTTCTCATGAGTTGGGGTTTAAAAACATGACAATGCCTTCATATTAGAACGACATATCCCTACTGcactgactaaataataccagcatactatTACTAAATCTAAATCACTATATGGAAACCAAAGTTCATAAAAATTAATGAGCATAAATATATCCATAAATAAAGTAAAGAAtagattaaaaagtaaaaattggATAGCTCTGGTTGATATATATAACCACATGGGTCAGGTCCTATGACATGCATGTTGCTTTATCATTATTTAGAATCTCTTGGAGAACTCTTATATTCCTATCAGAATAGGGGGAAATGCGTAGGGGTTTATTCGAGTTGTGTATAATTGAGAATTATTTTTATCTATTATGTAGAATATATTTAGATTCAGTCATTTACTTTTTGTTAGTGATGATACACCATAATTCAGGGTGTAAGTGACAATTGGGAATAGGGTTAACTATTGTAGTTCACATTGGGGGTGTTCTTTTTAGAAGTTAGGGACCAGACATAACTGCTAGTCTGTATTGTAGCCTTTATTGCTATATctcaatgcagatactacacttctaTACTTTTAGCACGGTGATAACAGCAAGATGTTTTGTTCAGATTCCCGGGGTTTGGAGTACCCCACTCCTTGGCTATCGATTATGATACTATTCTCTGGAGCATTACCCTCCACTAACTTAttccattttatttattatttactatgtaTTGATTCACGTTTTTTAATGCATATCTGAAATTTAAGATAaggtataccgtatttatcgatgtataacacacactttttaggcaaaaatttttagcctaaagtctatgtgcgtgttatacgccgatacacccccaggaaaggcagggggagagaggccgtcgctgcccgcttctctccccctgcctttcctggggtctagagccctgctgccggcccttctcaccccttgACTATCgttgccgctgcccgttctgtccccctgactatcggtgccggcgccccattgccggcgccgatagccagggggagagaagcggcgccgacagccagggggagagaaggggcagcagcaccttttgccggggttgggtccgcgctgctgcaggcctccggcgtgcgtccccggcgtcgttgctatgcgctgcacggcgcggcgcatgacgtcagtgcgccgcaccgtgcatagcaacgacgcaggggacgcacgccggaggcctgcagcagcacggacccgaccccggcaaaaggtaattatgccaccggggatggggggaggcaacggggcagcggcgccggcaatgggtgccgctgccccttctctccccctggctgtcggtgccgcttctctccccctgactatcggcgccggcaatggggcgccggcaccgatagtcagggggacagaatgggcagcggtgccgatagccagggggtgagaagggctggcagcagggctctagaccctagcaaaggcagggggagagaagcgggcagcgacggcctctctccccctgcctttcctgggggtgtatcggggtatacacgcgcacacacgcaccctcattttaccgtggatatttgggtaaaaaacttttttacccaaatatccttggtaaaatgagggtgcgtgttataggccgtttaaaagggttattttttttcttgatgAAACACACAACACCTGTTTCGCCCACGCATAGTTTTGTCCACATCTACCTAAATTTTCTATATTAATTCAAGGTTGTCTGATAACAGCTATGATGCTTCTATTGCATGTAAAGCTCTATTTTTACATGGTTAGTTGAGAATATATAAGCAGCACAAACCCTGTTTATGCTCCAATTATCACTATGGCATTTCTGTGGCTTCTGTCCTGCCTTGCCCTATTAGGGGGTAGCTATGGTAAGTAGCGTCATAGCTTTATTACAGTCTTTTATGGAGATGACTAGTTGATTAAATtgatatttattatttacttattCCTCAGGCTGTGGTGTGCCAAGCATCAAGCCAATCGTTTCTGGTTATGCCAGGGTTGTGAATGGTGAGAATGCAGTTTCTGGTTCATGGCCATGGCAGGTGTCTCTGCAGGTACTGATTTCATATCCTATCCAATTTACTTGTTTTTACCTTATTAAAGTGTTGTAGAGAATGAACATGTACTGTATTAACTTGATACATGGTAATACATTCTTGACACTCTCCATACTCAGCACTTATGCCCatgttatagaggaggaggagctgagcagatttatGGTTTAATGAGAACAGTTCTAGAATAACTTGTAATGTATTCATTTAAATTCTGCCCTTTTTGGCCATGTAGTCAAGTGACCTGTCCTAATCTCTTTATATGCACAAGATATCTTGGAACTTTACTACAAAATGTATCAAcctactcagctcctcctgctctataacatgatggctGCAGGTTGGGCTGAATTTCGCTTTAACTGCCCTTAGACAGTAGAACTAATGATTTATTTCTCATTAAACATCAATTGAGGAAACTTTTACACATGTCCTTGTATATTGGGAAAGAGTAAATGTTAATGTAAAAGCTTTATGCTCTTTTTATTGATTTGATTACATATCTATAGGACAACACCGGATTCCACTTCTGCGGCGGTTCTCTGATCAACAGTCTCTGGGTCGTCACTGCTGCTCACTGTGGTGTCACGTAAGTCATGTATAACTTAGTTTACAGTATAGCAAGGAATCAATATAATACTGTCTATTGTCCATACCTAAATATTGTGACTAATTTTGCTATTATCAAGTGTGTTTgacattggagaactggagatctCATGAATGTCCTATTACACAAGAAAACTTTTAGAAGATGCTAAAATAGTTGTTCATCTCTATAAACAGAACCTCCCACCGTGTCATTCTGGGTGAATATGACCGTTCCTCCAGTGCTGAGCCTATTCAGACCAAGACCATTTCTAGGGTAAGCAGAAAATGTAGAAATATGTTCTTTGAAATGTGTTTATTTAGCCTCATTTTATAAGAAGTGATTTTAAGACATATTCTTTGACAGGTCTTCAGACACCCCAGCTACAGCTCCTTCACCACTGCCAATGACATCACTCTTCTGAAGCTCAGCAGCGCCGCTTCTTTCAATAACCGTGTGGCTCCTGTGTGCATCGCTGCTAGTGCTGATGTATTCAATGGAGGAGAGAGATGTGTTACCACCGGATGGGGCTACGTCAATGCTGCAAGTAAGTATATGCTTAACAATACAGATGTTACAAATGTTATCCTGCAGGTCTATGTAGACCCACATTTGGCACAACTTGCAACCTAATGTAGCGAGGCATAACACAATCTCACTATGATCTCCATAATTCTGGAAAAGATATGTATATAGTGCTTAAATGTTGTTTTAACTCTTAGCACAAACAACCCCAAGCAAACTGCAGCAGGTGTCTCTGCCTCTTCTGAGCAATACCGAATGTCAGAGATACTGGGGAACCAAGATCCAGAACACCATGATCTGCGCTGGAGCATCTGGAGCTTCCTCCTGCATGGTATGGAATTACATATCTCTAGTCATGTCCTGTCTAATATCTACTTTAGTCACTTATTTGTAAATA
The sequence above is a segment of the Hyla sarda isolate aHylSar1 chromosome 6, aHylSar1.hap1, whole genome shotgun sequence genome. Coding sequences within it:
- the LOC130277769 gene encoding chymotrypsinogen A-like, whose protein sequence is MAFLWLLSCLALLGGSYGCGVPSIKPIVSGYARVVNGENAVSGSWPWQVSLQDNTGFHFCGGSLINSLWVVTAAHCGVTTSHRVILGEYDRSSSAEPIQTKTISRVFRHPSYSSFTTANDITLLKLSSAASFNNRVAPVCIAASADVFNGGERCVTTGWGYVNAATQTTPSKLQQVSLPLLSNTECQRYWGTKIQNTMICAGASGASSCMGDSGGPLVCQRNGAWTLAGIVSWGSSTCATSSPGVYARVTVLRSWLDQTVAAN